A genome region from Triticum aestivum cultivar Chinese Spring chromosome 2B, IWGSC CS RefSeq v2.1, whole genome shotgun sequence includes the following:
- the LOC123040032 gene encoding probable amidase At4g34880 → MAWLRVQAVAVVLALLTAAGVTHSFEFHETTVDAIQLGFRNGSLTSAALVRFYLDQIRLLNPLLHAVIEVNPDALWQGARADAERRRGMATGALHGVPVLLKDNIATHDALNTTAGSLALLGSVVKRDAGVAARLRRAGAVVLGKASLSEWANFRNVKNGWSARGGQTRNPYVLSSDPCGSSSGSGVAAAANMAAVTLGTETDGSILCPSSFNSVVGIKPTVGLTSRAGVVPITPRQDSVGPMCRTVSDAVHVLDAIVGYDKLDATATRAASKYIPHGGYLQFLKKDGLRGKRIGVPNELFLFQGFGEKQMRVYKQHLATMRKHGAMVIENLDIATDSQDIVSNEWTAMLTEFELSINEYLADLSYSPVHSLADIIAFNKAHPIEERLKDFGQQNLILAQNTNGIDRLERARIRWLKKLSVNGLEKLMKEHQLDAIVAPEHYASNHLAIGGHPGIVVPAGYNEKGVPFGICFGGLQGYEPRLIEIAYAFEQATKVRRPPMFKP, encoded by the exons ATGGCTTGGCTGCGAGTGCAGGCTGTTGCCGTCGTCCTAGCTCTGCTAACGGCCGCCGGCGTCACGCACAGCTTCGAGTTCCATGAGACCACCGTGGATGCCATCCAGCTCGGCTTCCGCAACGGCAGCCTCACCTCGGCCGCCCTCGTCCGGTTCTACCTGGACCAGATCCGCCTCCTCAACCCGCTGCTGCACGCCGTCATCGAGGTCAACCCGGATGCGCTCTGGCAGGGTGCACGCGCCGATGCCGAGCGCCGTCGTGGCATGGCCACAGGCGCGTTGCATGGGGTCCCCGTCCTGCTCAAGGACAACATCGCCACCCACGACGCTCTCAACACCACGGCCGGCTCGCTGGCGCTCCTCGGCTCCGTGGTGAAGCGCGACGCCGGCGTGGCGGCTAGGCTGCGGCGCGCTGGCGCCGTGGTGCTCGGCAAGGCCAGCCTCTCCGAGTGGGCCAACTTCCGCAATGTCAAAAACGGGTGGAGCGCGCGCGGCGGCCAGACGCGCAACCCATACGTGTTGTCGTCCGACCCGTGCGGGTCGAGCTCCGGGTCGGGCGTGGCCGCGGCAGCGAACATGGCGGCCGTGACACTGGGCACCGAGACCGATGGCTCCATACTCTGCCCGTCATCGTTCAACTCCGTGGTCGGCATCAAGCCCACCGTCGGGCTCACCAGCCGCGCCGGCGTCGTCCCCATCACCCCTAGACAAGACAGTGTCGG ACCGATGTGCCGGACAGTGTCGGATGCAGTCCACGTGCTGGACGCCATCGTCGGCTACGACAAGCTCGATGCCACGGCCACTCGAGCAGCATCCAAGTACATCCCTCATGGCGGATATCTGCAGTTCCTGAAGAAGGATGGGCTGAGAGGGAAGAGGATCGGCGTCCCCAATGAATTGTTTTTGTTTCAAGGATTTGGAGAGAAGCAGATGAGGGTGTACAAACAGCACCTCGCCACAATGAG GAAACACGGAGCCATGGTGATCGAGAACCTTGACATCGCCACCGACAGTCAAGATATTGTTTCCAATGAGTGGACTGCGATGCTGACAGAGTTCGAGTTGAGCATAAACGAGTACTTGGCGGACTTGTCCTACTCTCCGGTCCATTCTCTTGCGGACATCATAGCTTTCAACAAAGCACATCCTATAGAG GAGAGGCTAAAAGATTTCGGGCAACAAAACCTTATCTTAGCCCAAAATACAAACGGCATTGACCGTCTGGAAAGAGCTCGGATCCGCTGGCTGAAGAAGCTCTCCGTGAATGGGTTGGAGAAGCTGATGAAGGAGCATCAACTGGACGCGATCGTTGCACCCGAGCACTATGCTTCCAACCATCTCGCCATTGGCGGCCACCCTGGCATCGTTGTGCCGGCTGGGTACAACGAGAAGGGTGTCCCTTTTGGCATATGCTTTGGCGGGCTGCAGGGATATGAGCCGAGGCTGATCGAGATAGCCTATGCTTTCGAGCAGGCTACTAAAGTGAGAAGGCCACCCATGTTCAAGCCTTAG